One Phycisphaera mikurensis NBRC 102666 DNA window includes the following coding sequences:
- a CDS encoding family 4 glycosyl hydrolase, protein MPTLLEAPEPAAPAGHAAHTKASEVVGLPGEMPRPVHLTFLGAGSNFCSTLCRDLLLIPGNAGGELRLVDVDRGRLDRMHRVIEKLIEATGNADKWKVVSSTDRRAVLPGTHYAVCCVEVSGVDCVAWDNDIPLKHGIDQCIGDTLGPGGLFKALRTVPVFLDALRDMRELCPGALMLNYTNPMGILCLAAGRAVPEVPVVGLCHSVQGTSHLLAEYAGVDYETLRWECAGINHLAWFTKLERNGEDLYAKTLRAKFEAEVAAGFAEAEAGVAVHDAQDAVFGEEKEQPYEGRDLVRKDMCLQFGAFITESSGHLSEYLPWYRKNERGRALLRRGYDGGSRFYATNWPHWRTEADALRDRLVSGEEQIDLKRSWEYGTFIIEAIEKDAPWRIHGNVMNRVADPAKASPGEAGKLITNLPGDGCVEVACLVDGNGVQPTRYGALPAPMARVCASNMAFIDLAATAVIQRSKEAAVHALLLDPLTAAVLSPAQIREMAMEMFEAEKDFLPGYA, encoded by the coding sequence ATGCCGACCCTCCTCGAAGCCCCCGAACCCGCCGCCCCCGCCGGGCACGCCGCGCACACGAAGGCCTCGGAGGTCGTCGGCCTGCCCGGGGAGATGCCCCGGCCCGTCCACCTCACCTTCCTGGGCGCCGGCTCGAACTTCTGCTCCACGCTGTGCCGCGACCTGCTGCTCATCCCCGGCAACGCCGGCGGCGAGCTGCGCCTCGTCGACGTCGACCGCGGACGCCTCGACCGCATGCACCGGGTCATCGAGAAGCTCATCGAGGCGACGGGCAACGCCGACAAGTGGAAGGTGGTCTCCTCCACCGACCGCCGCGCGGTGCTCCCCGGCACGCACTACGCCGTGTGCTGCGTCGAGGTCTCCGGCGTCGACTGCGTCGCCTGGGACAACGACATCCCGCTCAAGCACGGCATCGACCAGTGCATCGGCGACACGCTGGGCCCCGGCGGCCTCTTCAAGGCGCTCCGCACGGTCCCCGTGTTCCTCGACGCCCTCCGCGACATGCGCGAGCTGTGCCCCGGGGCGTTGATGCTCAACTACACCAACCCGATGGGCATTCTGTGCCTCGCCGCGGGTCGGGCCGTGCCCGAGGTCCCCGTCGTGGGCCTGTGCCACAGCGTGCAGGGCACCAGCCACCTGCTGGCCGAGTACGCCGGCGTCGACTACGAGACGCTCCGCTGGGAGTGCGCCGGCATCAACCACCTGGCGTGGTTCACCAAGCTCGAGCGAAACGGCGAGGACCTCTACGCGAAGACCCTCCGGGCGAAGTTCGAGGCCGAGGTCGCCGCCGGCTTCGCCGAAGCCGAGGCCGGCGTCGCCGTGCACGACGCCCAGGACGCCGTCTTCGGCGAGGAGAAGGAGCAGCCCTACGAGGGCCGCGATCTGGTCCGCAAGGACATGTGCCTGCAGTTCGGCGCCTTCATCACCGAGAGCTCGGGCCACCTCTCCGAGTACCTGCCGTGGTACCGCAAGAACGAGCGCGGCCGGGCGCTGCTCCGCCGCGGCTACGACGGCGGCTCCCGCTTCTACGCGACCAACTGGCCCCACTGGCGGACCGAAGCCGACGCGCTCCGCGACCGGCTGGTGAGCGGCGAGGAGCAGATCGACCTGAAGCGGAGCTGGGAGTACGGCACCTTCATCATCGAGGCGATCGAGAAGGACGCGCCGTGGCGGATCCACGGGAACGTGATGAACCGGGTGGCCGATCCGGCCAAGGCTTCGCCTGGGGAGGCCGGCAAGCTCATCACCAACCTCCCCGGCGACGGCTGCGTCGAGGTCGCCTGCCTCGTCGACGGCAACGGGGTGCAGCCGACCCGCTACGGCGCCCTGCCGGCGCCGATGGCCCGCGTCTGCGCGAGCAACATGGCCTTCATCGACCTCGCCGCGACGGCGGTCATCCAGCGGAGCAAGGAGGCCGCCGTGCACGCCCTGCTGCTCGACCCGCTGACCGCCGCGGTGCTGTCGCCGGCCCAGATCCGGGAGATGGCGATGGAGATGTTCGAGGCCGAGAAGGACTTCCTGCCCGGCTACGCGTGA
- a CDS encoding cation:proton antiporter domain-containing protein, with amino-acid sequence MLTLAAGALIDPDPYEIGLLVLGLGLLMGLLVPQVLLKRPALLAVSYLALGAGLFAFTDLEAPDILDGGTGRLLWEKLTEAVVVISLVGAGLSIDRRRFRHWGVTTRLLLITMPITILLLALGGWLLAGLSIPAALLLGAILAPTDPVLAGDVQVGTPNSEEEHPVRFALTSEAGLNDGLAFPFVYLAVAAAAAGLSASGSPEGWAWLGEWAWKDLAARVAIGAAAGVAVGWILGKLMYRVPRAKPLAASGSGVLALVIFLIAYGATELVGGYGFLAAFFAAFMIRRESLSHAFNQELVSFIHETEHAAIVLVLVLMGGAALAVFPTLTWQDMALALLLIFVFRPLAGMIGLLGCRDGWRTRAVIAFFGVRGVGSVYYLSYAYGREGFEDAPRLWGIVIFATTLSAAFHGLTAIPVMKWLERNEPGEG; translated from the coding sequence ATGCTCACCCTCGCCGCCGGCGCCCTCATCGATCCCGATCCCTACGAGATCGGCCTCCTCGTGCTCGGCCTGGGCCTGCTGATGGGCCTGCTCGTGCCGCAGGTGCTGCTCAAGCGGCCGGCCCTGCTCGCGGTCAGCTACCTCGCGCTGGGGGCGGGCCTCTTCGCCTTCACCGACCTCGAGGCGCCGGACATCCTCGACGGCGGCACCGGCCGGCTCCTCTGGGAGAAGCTGACCGAGGCGGTGGTGGTCATCTCCCTGGTGGGCGCCGGCCTCTCCATCGACCGCCGCCGCTTCCGCCACTGGGGCGTCACCACCCGGCTGCTGCTGATCACGATGCCGATCACGATCCTGCTGCTCGCGCTGGGCGGCTGGCTGCTCGCCGGGCTGTCGATCCCGGCCGCGCTGCTGCTGGGCGCGATCCTCGCGCCGACCGATCCCGTCCTCGCCGGCGACGTCCAGGTCGGCACGCCGAACTCCGAGGAAGAGCACCCCGTCCGCTTCGCGCTCACCAGCGAGGCCGGCCTCAACGACGGCCTCGCCTTCCCCTTCGTTTATCTGGCGGTTGCCGCCGCGGCGGCGGGCCTCTCCGCCTCCGGGTCGCCGGAAGGCTGGGCCTGGCTGGGGGAGTGGGCGTGGAAGGACCTGGCCGCCCGCGTCGCGATCGGCGCCGCCGCCGGCGTGGCCGTCGGCTGGATCCTCGGCAAGCTGATGTACCGCGTGCCGCGCGCCAAGCCGCTGGCCGCCAGCGGCTCGGGCGTGCTGGCGCTGGTGATCTTTCTCATCGCCTACGGGGCCACCGAGCTGGTCGGCGGCTACGGATTCCTCGCGGCCTTCTTCGCCGCCTTCATGATCCGCCGCGAGTCGCTGAGCCACGCCTTCAACCAGGAGCTGGTGAGCTTCATCCACGAGACCGAGCACGCCGCGATCGTGCTGGTCCTGGTGCTCATGGGCGGCGCCGCCTTGGCCGTCTTCCCCACGCTCACGTGGCAGGACATGGCGCTCGCGCTGCTGCTGATCTTCGTGTTCCGCCCGCTCGCCGGCATGATCGGCCTCCTGGGCTGCCGCGACGGCTGGCGGACCCGCGCCGTGATCGCCTTCTTCGGCGTGCGCGGCGTGGGCAGCGTCTACTACCTCTCCTACGCCTACGGGCGGGAGGGCTTCGAGGACGCGCCGCGGCTGTGGGGCATCGTGATCTTCGCGACCACGCTGTCCGCGGCGTTCCACGGGCTCACGGCGATCCCCGTGATGAAGTGGCTGGAGCGGAACGAGCCGGGCGAGGGCTGA
- a CDS encoding AraC family transcriptional regulator — protein sequence MTSDAAGAGSVWWEVRGFGRGRHPRGTAYRHDNAKRPRTGSWVVELVEEGRIAFEIGGGLLGPSGGAGRRRVALGPGSVFVFAYGEKSCYGVDGRLPAEHASRWVSLRGAGLGPHLDLLRREGWRRMAGQPRHGPLAAAVAAGMDRLIAAAAPGGGATPAEAAHEVHRFVATLLAEGGPGREPDERPVDHAVRSLLTRPHAPSSLKEVAAEHGVSREHLARVFAERVGEPPHRHLARRRVRHAIELLRCTGLPLAAVARQSGFATVQTLRRQVQRETGRSPAELRAG from the coding sequence GTGACATCCGACGCGGCGGGTGCCGGCTCCGTCTGGTGGGAGGTGCGGGGTTTCGGCCGCGGCCGGCACCCCCGCGGCACGGCCTACCGGCACGACAACGCCAAGCGGCCCCGCACCGGCAGCTGGGTGGTGGAGCTGGTGGAGGAGGGCCGGATCGCGTTCGAAATCGGCGGCGGGCTGCTCGGCCCGAGCGGCGGCGCCGGCCGCCGGCGGGTGGCCCTGGGGCCGGGGTCGGTGTTCGTGTTCGCGTACGGCGAGAAGTCTTGCTACGGCGTCGACGGGCGGCTGCCCGCCGAGCACGCCTCCCGCTGGGTCTCGCTCCGCGGGGCCGGGCTCGGGCCGCACCTGGACCTGCTGCGGCGGGAGGGCTGGCGGCGGATGGCGGGCCAGCCCCGGCACGGCCCGCTGGCGGCGGCGGTGGCGGCGGGGATGGACCGGCTGATCGCGGCCGCGGCGCCCGGCGGCGGCGCGACGCCGGCTGAAGCCGCCCACGAGGTGCACCGCTTCGTCGCGACGCTCCTGGCCGAGGGCGGCCCCGGCCGCGAGCCGGACGAACGCCCCGTCGATCACGCCGTCCGCAGCCTGCTCACCCGCCCGCACGCGCCGTCCTCGCTCAAGGAGGTGGCCGCGGAGCACGGCGTGAGCCGCGAGCACCTCGCCCGCGTCTTCGCCGAGCGCGTCGGCGAGCCGCCCCACCGCCACCTGGCGCGGCGCCGGGTCCGCCACGCGATCGAGCTGCTGCGGTGCACGGGGCTCCCGCTGGCGGCGGTCGCCCGGCAGTCCGGCTTCGCGACGGTGCAGACGCTGCGGCGGCAGGTGCAGCGGGAGACCGGGCGCTCGCCCGCGGAGCTGCGAGCGGGCTGA
- a CDS encoding class I adenylate-forming enzyme family protein, translated as MSGPLPPEFAEPPGFSVARVDAGPRPPAARGRAWIHAAADAVAAALAGPGLGPGPVLIRACDGPAFFAAFLGGVRAGRAALPLGPATPGAAALAAGLGVGAAASIAGDGPMEAPRVEPRAGLRGPRDGQDPLGSGVLLQTSGSTAAAATAYRGVAGLAAVGRACASGLGVTAADHVLSVAPLAHSYGLEHGLLMPLCAGCRVTCAAAPRAPGPWLLAAAERVRPTVLPAVPVLLDRLAREAGSPAAAAGRLRAAGVRLLYSAGGVLPPGLAAAYAAAGLPVGQVFGSTEVGSVTWAPPGEDAGVGRALPGVTLRVDGAGHLRVRSPWALAGFLRGPGRLEAASDAEGFFATGDLASIDASGALRLAGRSRLLVDVGGRKVNPAEVEAALGACPGVAEAVVLPMVQSETITRLRAFVEPAGADAPPAEADLRARLRRTLPPHKIPRRFHALAALPRTPAGKPDRAALSRLADSLP; from the coding sequence GTGAGCGGGCCGCTGCCGCCGGAGTTTGCGGAGCCTCCGGGGTTCTCCGTCGCCCGGGTGGACGCGGGGCCCCGCCCGCCGGCCGCGCGGGGCCGCGCGTGGATCCACGCCGCGGCGGATGCCGTGGCCGCGGCGCTCGCGGGCCCGGGCCTGGGCCCCGGCCCAGTCCTGATCCGCGCCTGCGACGGGCCGGCTTTCTTCGCCGCCTTCTTAGGCGGCGTCCGGGCCGGCCGGGCGGCGCTCCCGCTGGGGCCCGCGACGCCCGGGGCCGCGGCGTTGGCGGCCGGCCTCGGGGTCGGCGCCGCCGCCTCGATCGCCGGCGACGGGCCGATGGAGGCCCCGCGGGTGGAGCCGCGGGCGGGCCTCCGCGGGCCCCGGGACGGCCAGGACCCGCTGGGTTCCGGTGTGCTGCTGCAGACCTCCGGCTCCACCGCCGCGGCGGCCACCGCCTACCGCGGCGTCGCCGGGCTCGCCGCGGTCGGCCGCGCCTGCGCGTCCGGGCTGGGCGTCACCGCCGCCGACCACGTGCTCAGCGTCGCCCCGCTCGCGCACTCCTACGGCCTCGAGCACGGGCTGCTGATGCCGCTGTGCGCCGGCTGCCGCGTCACCTGCGCCGCGGCGCCGCGGGCGCCGGGCCCGTGGCTGCTCGCGGCGGCCGAGCGGGTGCGGCCGACGGTGCTGCCCGCCGTGCCCGTGCTGCTGGACCGCCTCGCCCGCGAAGCGGGCTCGCCCGCCGCCGCCGCCGGGCGGCTGCGCGCCGCGGGCGTGCGGCTGCTCTACTCCGCGGGCGGCGTGCTGCCGCCGGGCCTCGCCGCCGCCTACGCCGCGGCCGGGCTGCCCGTGGGGCAGGTTTTCGGATCCACCGAGGTCGGCAGCGTCACCTGGGCCCCGCCCGGAGAGGACGCCGGCGTCGGCCGGGCGTTGCCGGGCGTCACGCTGCGGGTGGACGGTGCGGGGCACCTCCGCGTCCGCTCGCCGTGGGCGCTCGCGGGCTTCCTCCGCGGGCCCGGCCGCCTGGAAGCCGCGTCCGACGCCGAGGGCTTCTTCGCCACCGGCGACCTCGCCTCGATCGACGCGTCCGGTGCCCTCCGCCTCGCCGGCCGCAGCCGGCTGCTCGTCGACGTCGGCGGCCGCAAGGTGAACCCCGCCGAGGTGGAGGCGGCGCTGGGTGCCTGCCCCGGCGTGGCCGAGGCGGTGGTGCTGCCGATGGTCCAGAGCGAGACGATCACGCGGCTGCGGGCCTTCGTCGAGCCGGCCGGAGCCGACGCCCCGCCGGCGGAGGCGGACCTCCGGGCGAGGCTGCGCCGGACGCTCCCGCCCCACAAGATCCCGCGGCGTTTCCACGCGCTCGCCGCCCTGCCGCGGACTCCCGCCGGCAAGCCCGACCGCGCCGCGCTGTCGCGGCTGGCAGACTCCCTGCCGTGA
- the atpA gene encoding F0F1 ATP synthase subunit alpha, producing MKIDTSEISSVIQREVEGFGETLEVAQVGTVVEVGDGIARVYGLSEAMAGEMLQFETTLEDGSAGEPVLGQVMNLESDIVGAVLFGDGEGVSEGSTVRTTGDLLSVPVGEGVLGRVVDALGRPIDGKGPITSHETAKVDIIAPGIAARQPVTQPMQFGVKAVDAMIPVGRGQRELIIGDRKTGKTAVAIDAIINQKGTHATDEPVYCFYVAVGQKDSTVASVVASLEANGAMEYTTVISAAASAPAPMQYVAPYAGTSMAEHFMWKGKHALVVYDDLSKQAVAYRQLSLLLRRPPGREAYPGDVFYLHSRLLERATKLSDDNGGGSLTALPIIETQEGDVSAYIPTNVISITDGQIYLEPELFFAGVRPAINVGISVSRVGGNAQIKAMKQVAGSLRLDLAAYRELEAFAQLGTDLDAATTRQLTRGERMVELLKQPQYSPVDVIDQVIQIFAGGQGFLDDLEPTEVQPFATAMNTYFAESGKHVRDELEEKKALDDDLKAKLKEALQAFKDQWKSPDDA from the coding sequence ATGAAAATCGACACCTCCGAAATCTCGTCCGTCATCCAGCGCGAAGTCGAGGGCTTCGGCGAAACCCTGGAAGTCGCTCAGGTGGGCACCGTGGTGGAGGTCGGCGACGGCATCGCCCGCGTGTACGGCCTCTCCGAGGCGATGGCCGGCGAGATGCTGCAGTTCGAGACCACGCTCGAGGACGGCTCCGCCGGCGAGCCGGTGCTCGGGCAGGTCATGAACCTCGAGAGCGACATCGTCGGCGCCGTGCTCTTCGGCGACGGCGAGGGCGTCAGCGAGGGCTCCACCGTCCGCACCACCGGCGACCTGCTCAGCGTGCCCGTGGGCGAGGGCGTGCTCGGCCGCGTGGTGGACGCGCTGGGGCGGCCGATCGACGGCAAGGGCCCGATCACCAGCCACGAGACCGCCAAGGTCGACATCATCGCCCCGGGCATCGCCGCCCGGCAGCCGGTGACCCAGCCGATGCAGTTCGGCGTCAAGGCCGTCGACGCGATGATCCCGGTGGGCCGCGGCCAGCGCGAGCTGATCATCGGCGACCGCAAGACCGGCAAGACCGCCGTCGCCATCGACGCGATCATCAACCAGAAGGGCACCCACGCCACCGACGAGCCCGTCTACTGCTTCTACGTCGCCGTGGGCCAGAAGGACTCGACCGTCGCCAGCGTCGTCGCCTCCCTGGAGGCCAACGGGGCGATGGAGTACACGACCGTCATCAGCGCCGCCGCCTCGGCCCCCGCGCCGATGCAGTACGTCGCCCCCTACGCGGGCACGTCGATGGCGGAGCACTTCATGTGGAAGGGCAAGCACGCGCTGGTCGTGTACGACGACCTCTCTAAGCAGGCCGTCGCTTACCGCCAGCTGTCGCTGCTGCTCCGCCGCCCGCCCGGCCGCGAGGCCTACCCCGGCGACGTGTTCTACCTGCACTCGCGCCTGCTCGAGCGGGCGACGAAGCTCTCCGACGACAACGGCGGCGGCTCGCTCACCGCCCTGCCGATCATCGAGACGCAGGAGGGCGACGTCTCCGCGTACATCCCCACCAACGTGATCTCGATCACCGACGGCCAGATCTACCTGGAGCCGGAGCTGTTCTTCGCCGGCGTCCGGCCGGCGATCAACGTCGGCATCTCGGTGTCGCGCGTCGGCGGCAACGCCCAGATCAAGGCCATGAAGCAGGTCGCCGGCTCGCTGCGGCTCGACCTCGCCGCCTACCGCGAGCTCGAGGCCTTCGCCCAGCTCGGCACCGACCTCGACGCCGCCACCACGCGGCAGCTCACCCGCGGCGAGCGGATGGTCGAGCTGCTCAAGCAGCCGCAGTACTCGCCGGTGGACGTGATCGACCAGGTGATCCAGATCTTCGCCGGCGGCCAGGGCTTCCTCGACGACCTCGAGCCCACGGAGGTCCAGCCCTTCGCCACCGCGATGAACACGTACTTCGCCGAGAGCGGCAAGCACGTCCGCGACGAGCTCGAGGAGAAGAAGGCCCTCGACGACGACCTGAAGGCGAAGCTCAAGGAAGCGCTCCAGGCGTTCAAGGACCAGTGGAAGTCCCCGGACGACGCGTGA
- a CDS encoding PfkB family carbohydrate kinase yields the protein MNSLLVTGSIGIDTVHTPTGSADSVLGGSAIYFAAAASFQGPVRLVAAVGDDFPAELEAPFHRFDIDLAGLEKRAGSKTFRWTGRYLENMNDRETLSVDLNVLGEDGPPVPEAYADTRTVFLANAHPAAQLGLRRSFPDAELVVADTMDLWISIARDELMELLKNVDGLVLNDAEAFQLTEERNVVRAGRKILEMGPAFVVVKKGEHGAVLVHRDGEGALPAFPAADVVDPTGAGDSFGGGMMGRLAATGDRGFGGIMTAMAAGTVVASFTIEAFSLAALESLTREELAERERAYVSMLDVG from the coding sequence ATGAACAGCCTGCTCGTCACCGGATCCATCGGCATCGACACCGTCCACACGCCCACCGGCTCGGCGGACTCGGTGCTGGGCGGCTCGGCGATCTACTTCGCCGCGGCCGCCAGCTTTCAGGGGCCGGTCCGCCTCGTCGCCGCCGTCGGCGACGACTTCCCCGCCGAGCTGGAGGCGCCCTTCCACCGCTTCGACATCGACCTCGCCGGCCTGGAGAAGCGGGCGGGCAGCAAGACCTTCCGCTGGACGGGCCGGTACCTCGAGAACATGAACGACCGCGAGACGCTCTCGGTCGACCTGAACGTGCTCGGCGAGGACGGCCCGCCGGTGCCCGAGGCCTACGCCGACACGCGGACCGTCTTCCTCGCCAACGCCCACCCCGCCGCGCAGCTGGGGCTGCGGCGGTCCTTCCCCGACGCGGAGCTGGTCGTCGCGGACACGATGGACCTGTGGATCTCCATCGCCCGCGACGAGCTGATGGAGCTGCTGAAGAACGTCGACGGCCTCGTGCTCAACGACGCCGAGGCCTTCCAGCTGACCGAGGAGCGGAACGTCGTCCGCGCGGGCCGGAAGATCCTGGAGATGGGCCCGGCCTTCGTCGTCGTGAAGAAGGGCGAGCACGGGGCGGTGCTCGTCCACCGGGACGGCGAGGGTGCGCTGCCGGCCTTTCCCGCGGCCGACGTGGTCGACCCCACCGGGGCCGGGGATTCCTTCGGCGGCGGGATGATGGGCCGGCTGGCGGCGACCGGCGACCGCGGCTTCGGCGGGATCATGACCGCGATGGCCGCCGGGACCGTCGTCGCGAGCTTCACGATCGAGGCCTTCTCGCTGGCGGCGCTGGAGTCGCTGACCCGCGAGGAGCTGGCCGAGCGGGAGCGGGCGTACGTGTCGATGCTCGACGTCGGCTGA
- the atpB gene encoding F0F1 ATP synthase subunit A gives MTPLLAAANPISHVVDYPWVVTEVLGVPVWILSNVTIMLVISAIITAAILIPAANRIASGKSGSIDDLRAKGLWANFVEAVCVGLRDTIFKPLLGDQTDRYMPVLWTLFWFILVCNLMGLVPLLDLTAAIGKLFGYETFHGIGGTATQSIWVTGALALIAGLFWNAQGMVKDFDGYFAHLTGGAPVYMWPIIIPVELLGLVIKPFALALRLFANMTGGHVLLAALLGFVYSLLNAFHPVVGGGLAIIPLIGAVAIYLLEVLVGFLQAFIFAFLTGLFLSQLVVHHGDHEHADEHGHESGPDADLDERRLPADGPVPGVTV, from the coding sequence ATGACCCCGCTTCTCGCCGCCGCCAACCCGATTTCGCACGTCGTCGATTATCCCTGGGTCGTCACCGAGGTGCTCGGGGTCCCGGTGTGGATCCTCTCCAACGTGACGATCATGCTGGTGATCTCGGCGATCATCACCGCGGCGATCCTCATCCCCGCCGCCAACCGCATCGCCTCGGGCAAGTCCGGCTCCATCGACGACCTGCGGGCCAAGGGCCTCTGGGCCAACTTCGTGGAGGCCGTCTGCGTCGGCCTCCGCGACACCATCTTCAAGCCGCTGCTCGGCGATCAGACCGACCGCTACATGCCGGTGCTCTGGACGCTGTTCTGGTTCATCCTCGTGTGCAACCTGATGGGCCTCGTGCCGCTGCTGGACCTCACCGCCGCGATCGGGAAGCTGTTCGGATACGAGACCTTCCACGGCATCGGCGGCACCGCCACGCAGAGCATCTGGGTGACCGGGGCCCTGGCCCTGATCGCCGGCCTGTTCTGGAACGCCCAGGGCATGGTCAAGGATTTCGACGGCTACTTCGCCCACCTCACCGGCGGCGCGCCGGTGTACATGTGGCCGATCATCATCCCCGTCGAGCTGCTGGGCCTGGTCATCAAGCCCTTCGCGCTGGCCCTGCGGCTGTTCGCGAACATGACCGGCGGCCACGTGCTGCTGGCGGCGCTGCTGGGCTTCGTCTACTCGCTGCTGAACGCCTTCCACCCGGTGGTCGGCGGCGGCTTGGCGATCATCCCGCTGATCGGGGCCGTGGCGATCTACCTCCTCGAGGTGCTGGTGGGCTTCCTCCAGGCCTTCATCTTCGCCTTCCTCACGGGCCTGTTCCTCAGCCAGCTGGTCGTCCACCACGGCGACCACGAGCACGCCGACGAGCATGGCCACGAGAGCGGGCCGGATGCCGATCTCGACGAGCGCCGGCTGCCCGCCGACGGGCCCGTGCCCGGGGTGACGGTGTAA
- the atpH gene encoding ATP synthase F1 subunit delta, with amino-acid sequence MPETSTQTNQVGRVYADALIELAQKHDRLDEVADEAQQLSDLLREQPRLQTLLSNPAITSADRVDLVERVFAGKVSDTLFKFLSVMARKDRLDELDAVLVSVRQRVADIRGEVEVDAWTAKEMGEDLRNDVRDRVASALGGKAVTLREHVDPSLLGGLKLRVGDRLVDGTAATRLRLLRRNLITAGKTAARDAAAVSGSAG; translated from the coding sequence ATGCCTGAAACCTCCACCCAGACCAACCAGGTCGGCCGCGTCTACGCCGACGCCCTCATCGAGCTCGCGCAGAAGCACGACCGGCTCGACGAGGTGGCCGACGAGGCCCAGCAGCTGTCGGACCTGCTCCGCGAGCAGCCGCGGCTGCAGACGCTGCTGTCCAACCCCGCCATCACCAGCGCCGACCGCGTCGACCTGGTGGAGCGGGTGTTCGCGGGCAAGGTCAGCGACACGCTGTTCAAGTTCCTCTCGGTGATGGCCCGCAAGGACCGCCTCGACGAGCTCGACGCCGTGCTGGTGTCCGTGCGTCAGCGGGTCGCGGACATCCGCGGCGAGGTCGAGGTCGACGCCTGGACCGCCAAGGAGATGGGCGAGGACCTGCGCAACGATGTCCGCGACCGGGTTGCGTCGGCGCTGGGGGGCAAGGCGGTGACGCTTCGTGAGCACGTCGACCCCTCGCTGCTCGGCGGCCTGAAGCTCCGCGTCGGCGACCGCCTCGTCGACGGCACCGCCGCCACCCGGCTCCGCCTCCTCCGCCGCAACCTGATCACCGCCGGCAAGACCGCCGCCCGCGATGCCGCGGCAGTCTCCGGCTCCGCCGGATAA
- the atpF gene encoding F0F1 ATP synthase subunit B, with the protein MTPAFRPACTAIALASCALAPPALAAAGAGGGGSDTEPNLFAGSIFQSLAAIVAFILLLLILRKYAWGQILTGLQDRENRIKDDLDHAAKKHAEAQAVLEDYREQLRGIQAEAQAKIDEARKAGEAVKAKLIADAEAHGARLRERAEKEIAAAKETAIAEVYEKSAVLSTDIAAKILGREIDAGAQQDLVNESLREFESRVAQNN; encoded by the coding sequence ATGACCCCAGCCTTCCGACCCGCCTGCACCGCCATCGCGCTCGCGAGCTGCGCCCTCGCGCCCCCGGCCCTCGCCGCGGCGGGGGCGGGCGGGGGCGGCAGCGACACCGAACCCAATCTCTTCGCCGGCTCGATCTTCCAGTCGCTCGCGGCGATCGTCGCCTTCATCCTGCTGCTCTTGATCCTCCGCAAGTACGCGTGGGGTCAGATCCTCACGGGCCTGCAGGACCGCGAGAACCGCATCAAGGACGACCTGGACCACGCCGCCAAGAAGCACGCCGAGGCCCAGGCCGTGCTCGAGGACTACCGCGAGCAGCTCCGCGGGATCCAGGCCGAGGCCCAAGCCAAGATCGACGAGGCCCGCAAGGCGGGGGAGGCCGTGAAGGCCAAGCTCATCGCCGACGCCGAGGCCCACGGGGCCCGGCTCCGCGAGCGGGCCGAGAAGGAGATCGCCGCCGCCAAGGAGACCGCCATCGCCGAGGTCTACGAGAAGAGCGCCGTGCTCTCCACCGACATCGCCGCCAAGATCCTCGGCCGCGAGATCGATGCCGGCGCCCAGCAGGACCTCGTGAACGAGTCGCTCCGCGAGTTCGAGTCCCGCGTGGCACAGAACAACTAA
- a CDS encoding SAM-dependent methyltransferase, producing the protein MSATPPEASWASRGALKLLAALEAFGVSPAGAPAADLGASVGGFVDVLRRGGAEPVYALDTAYGQLAWTLRQDPGVVVMERTNALHAPPPPEAASACGVVSVDLGWTKQDRALPAALAWCRPGGHVVTLVKPHYESGRHRLDDGEAREIVDAVAASLPRIAAEAGAPAELVGCVESPIRGGKGKNLEALAVLRRLGPAEPAPR; encoded by the coding sequence GTGAGCGCGACGCCGCCGGAGGCGTCGTGGGCGTCGCGTGGCGCGCTCAAACTGCTCGCCGCGCTCGAGGCCTTCGGCGTCTCCCCCGCCGGTGCGCCGGCGGCCGACCTGGGCGCATCGGTGGGCGGCTTCGTCGACGTGCTCCGCCGCGGGGGGGCCGAGCCCGTGTACGCGTTGGACACGGCTTACGGCCAGCTCGCCTGGACGCTGCGGCAGGACCCCGGCGTCGTGGTGATGGAGCGGACCAACGCGCTGCACGCGCCCCCGCCGCCGGAAGCCGCCTCGGCGTGCGGCGTGGTCAGCGTCGACCTCGGCTGGACCAAGCAGGACCGGGCCCTGCCCGCCGCGCTGGCCTGGTGCCGCCCCGGCGGCCACGTCGTCACGCTCGTGAAGCCGCACTACGAAAGCGGCCGACACCGCCTCGACGACGGGGAGGCCCGCGAGATCGTCGACGCCGTCGCGGCGTCGCTGCCGCGGATCGCGGCGGAGGCGGGTGCCCCCGCGGAGCTCGTCGGCTGCGTCGAGAGCCCGATCCGCGGCGGAAAGGGCAAGAACCTCGAGGCGCTCGCCGTGCTGCGTCGCCTCGGGCCGGCGGAGCCCGCCCCGCGGTGA
- a CDS encoding ATP synthase F0 subunit C yields the protein MLTEEVASATYNGFAKAGAAIGAGLVIMGGGKGIGNIGGNAVQAIARQPEAGGSIFQNMIIAAALIEGATLFAVVVCLLVALG from the coding sequence GTGCTCACCGAGGAGGTCGCCTCGGCGACCTACAACGGCTTCGCCAAGGCCGGCGCGGCGATCGGCGCCGGCCTGGTCATCATGGGCGGCGGCAAGGGCATCGGCAACATCGGCGGCAACGCCGTGCAGGCCATCGCCCGCCAGCCCGAGGCCGGCGGCTCGATCTTCCAGAACATGATCATCGCGGCCGCCCTGATCGAGGGCGCCACGCTGTTCGCGGTCGTGGTCTGCCTCCTGGTCGCTCTGGGTTGA